A genomic stretch from Candidatus Cloacimonas sp. includes:
- a CDS encoding nucleoside kinase, with product MILDIRLNGIKHTLLELDKPAPLTDIIKRTTINKSLILTIKINHQEYVNEDYAPDRETLIDCLTYSHPEGYRIYQDSTIFIMAKALYTLMGTEHSLVIEHSIADGVFCEVFNSQNFTEEDCSRLKNEMQNIVNSDLPIEKIVVKTDEALDIFSSMGRKDVLKNLKYHYQENVEIYRCGKYYDSFSHPLVERTGKIKSFDIVYRAPGFILRFPSRDDKMEINPFQLPAKLFSLHQEQDKWLDILRVHNIIDINKLIDNYEVSEFIQVEEALHEKKIAEIAADIVTRQEVKIVLIAGPSSSGKTTFAKRLGVQLQACKAKPVVIGMDDFFLPRDKTPRKQNGEYDFESIYALDLDYLNLQLNQLLEGEQIELPRYDFTRGVRRHSNNFVKLTSNSIIVMEGIHGLNETLTASIPAHKKVKIYVSALNQLNLDNHNRISTTDCRLLRRIIRDHRYRGYSAEETLSRWQDVREGEEKNIFPYQENADYMFNSSLTYEIGVIRKYAWKLLLRVSPSSSAYMEAKRLSGLIANCKDIADSLVPYNSIIREFTDGSIFRY from the coding sequence ATGATTTTAGACATTCGCTTAAACGGAATTAAACATACTTTGCTGGAGCTGGATAAACCCGCTCCGCTCACCGATATTATAAAAAGAACGACGATAAATAAATCCCTGATCTTAACCATTAAAATAAATCATCAGGAATATGTCAATGAAGATTACGCCCCGGATAGGGAAACCCTGATTGATTGCCTCACCTATTCACACCCGGAGGGCTATAGAATTTATCAGGATAGCACTATCTTTATTATGGCTAAAGCACTATATACTTTGATGGGAACCGAGCACTCTCTGGTTATTGAACATTCCATTGCGGACGGTGTTTTTTGCGAGGTATTCAATTCGCAGAATTTTACGGAAGAGGATTGCAGTCGGTTGAAAAATGAGATGCAGAATATTGTTAACAGTGATTTACCGATAGAAAAGATTGTAGTGAAAACGGATGAAGCACTGGATATTTTTAGTTCTATGGGACGCAAAGATGTGCTGAAAAACCTGAAATACCACTATCAGGAAAATGTGGAAATATATAGATGCGGAAAGTATTATGATAGCTTCAGTCATCCTCTGGTGGAAAGAACAGGCAAAATAAAGAGCTTTGATATTGTTTATAGAGCTCCCGGATTTATTTTAAGGTTTCCCAGTCGGGATGATAAAATGGAAATCAATCCCTTTCAACTTCCTGCCAAATTATTCTCTCTGCACCAGGAACAGGATAAATGGCTGGATATTTTACGCGTACATAATATAATAGACATCAATAAACTAATTGATAACTATGAGGTCTCAGAATTCATTCAGGTGGAAGAAGCGCTGCACGAGAAAAAAATTGCGGAAATAGCTGCCGATATTGTTACCCGGCAAGAGGTGAAAATTGTGTTAATTGCAGGTCCTTCCTCCTCCGGAAAAACTACCTTTGCCAAACGCTTAGGCGTTCAATTGCAAGCGTGTAAAGCAAAACCTGTGGTTATTGGAATGGATGATTTTTTCCTGCCCCGGGATAAAACCCCCCGAAAACAAAACGGGGAATACGATTTTGAGTCCATCTATGCTTTAGACCTGGATTATTTGAATTTGCAGCTGAATCAATTGCTGGAAGGAGAACAGATAGAATTACCCCGCTATGATTTTACCAGAGGAGTTCGGCGTCACAGCAATAATTTCGTAAAACTCACTTCTAACAGCATTATTGTAATGGAAGGTATTCATGGATTGAATGAAACATTAACTGCTTCCATTCCTGCCCATAAAAAAGTGAAAATTTATGTAAGTGCCCTCAATCAGTTGAATTTAGATAATCATAACCGGATTTCTACAACCGATTGCAGATTGCTTAGAAGAATTATTCGCGATCATCGTTATAGGGGTTACAGCGCTGAAGAGACATTAAGCCGTTGGCAGGATGTGCGTGAAGGTGAAGAAAAGAATATTTTTCCCTATCAGGAAAATGCGGATTATATGTTTAACAGCAGTTTAACTTATGAAATTGGCGTAATTCGTAAATATGCCTGGAAATTGCTATTGAGGGTTTCTCCTTCCTCTTCTGCCTATATGGAAGCTAAGCGTCTTTCCGGTTTAATTGCCAATTGTAAAGATATTGCCGATTCTCTGGTACCGTATAATTCTATTATCAGAGAATTTACAGACGGCAGTATTTTCCGTTATTGA
- a CDS encoding YitT family protein — protein MPQITSKQYLQREIGRLAGIVFASIFFAIGYSWFLLPYNMAPGGVGGLSQILYYFLGIPNGVSMILINIPLFILSFIFIGKSFGSKSLYGMIVSAVMTDLLSFPALYKLGIISDLKPYTHLLNGRKIYALLAPEDLLLSAIAGSVLLGIGLGLIFRFRGSTGGTDIPVALIKQKANLSIGTGYYIVETGIILLVAIAFKAPKLLIWGYVNLFITVKITDLVSEGLPYIKGAYIISDAVDEIRQEIFSQLDRGVTYLNGVSGFNKRDIKILFVVLNRRQVPLLTDIVKDADPDAFMIIMDVYDVLGYGFKSRSINLSE, from the coding sequence ATGCCTCAAATTACATCAAAACAATATCTGCAAAGAGAAATTGGACGCCTTGCGGGAATTGTCTTTGCCTCTATTTTTTTCGCCATTGGTTATTCCTGGTTTTTACTGCCCTATAATATGGCTCCTGGAGGAGTTGGCGGTTTATCTCAAATTTTATATTATTTTTTAGGCATACCCAATGGCGTGTCTATGATTTTAATCAATATTCCGCTGTTTATCCTCAGCTTCATCTTTATTGGCAAATCCTTCGGCAGTAAAAGTTTATACGGTATGATCGTAAGCGCTGTAATGACCGACCTGCTAAGTTTTCCTGCGCTTTATAAATTGGGAATTATTTCCGATCTGAAGCCCTATACTCATCTTCTTAACGGGCGGAAAATTTATGCTTTGTTAGCTCCTGAAGATTTGCTGCTAAGTGCAATAGCCGGAAGTGTTTTACTCGGAATCGGGTTAGGATTGATTTTCCGTTTTCGGGGCTCCACAGGAGGAACCGATATCCCTGTTGCACTAATTAAACAAAAGGCAAATCTTTCTATCGGGACAGGATATTATATTGTGGAAACAGGAATTATTTTACTGGTTGCCATTGCCTTTAAAGCCCCCAAATTACTTATCTGGGGTTATGTGAATTTATTTATTACCGTAAAAATTACCGATTTGGTGAGCGAAGGTCTTCCCTATATCAAAGGAGCTTACATCATTTCCGATGCTGTAGATGAAATTCGCCAGGAAATTTTCAGTCAACTGGATAGAGGTGTAACTTATCTGAATGGTGTAAGCGGTTTTAATAAGCGAGATATAAAAATACTTTTTGTGGTGCTGAACAGAAGACAGGTGCCTTTGCTTACGGATATCGTTAAAGACGCCGATCCAGATGCCTTTATGATTATTATGGATGTGTATGATGTTTTAGGATATGGATTTAAGTCCCGCAGTATCAATTTAAGCGAATAA
- a CDS encoding endonuclease/exonuclease/phosphatase family protein: MPHRKTVIMLLITLVILSACGKNTILNPEENDPTSITFGTNNTLDIVTWNLKTFPEGTDLASLKQMILAINADVIAFQEIMDYNAFMEMADDIPNYAACVYTATDAYRLAYLYDTGTVTVNEQYTIYENDSNPFPRPPYLLNITWNNENYILINNHFKAYGDNNIDASDSWDEERRRQLACEELDYYISTNLSDSRVIVLGDLNDQIAEPDEYNVFLSFLAKPQEYYFADMPIAIAPSYSNVSYPSSLSHIDHILISNELFADFEGAGKYCRTILAENWMLSWNTYAATISDHRPVGIRLSR; this comes from the coding sequence ATGCCACACCGAAAAACAGTGATAATGTTACTAATCACTTTAGTAATCCTGTCCGCCTGCGGAAAAAATACAATCTTAAATCCGGAAGAGAATGATCCTACATCCATCACTTTCGGAACTAACAATACTCTGGATATTGTTACCTGGAATTTGAAAACTTTTCCGGAAGGGACAGACCTTGCGTCACTAAAACAAATGATTCTAGCAATAAATGCCGATGTGATTGCCTTTCAGGAAATTATGGATTATAATGCCTTTATGGAAATGGCGGATGACATCCCTAATTATGCTGCCTGTGTTTACACTGCCACCGATGCCTATCGTCTTGCTTATCTTTATGATACAGGAACAGTTACCGTGAATGAGCAATACACTATCTATGAAAATGACAGTAATCCTTTTCCCCGTCCGCCGTATCTGCTGAATATAACCTGGAATAACGAAAACTATATTCTGATCAATAATCATTTCAAAGCTTACGGGGATAATAATATTGACGCCAGTGACAGCTGGGACGAAGAAAGACGCCGTCAGCTTGCCTGTGAGGAACTGGATTACTATATTTCCACCAATTTATCCGATAGCCGAGTGATTGTTTTGGGTGATTTGAATGACCAGATAGCAGAACCGGATGAATATAATGTATTTCTTAGTTTTTTAGCTAAACCGCAAGAATATTATTTTGCCGATATGCCAATTGCGATTGCGCCTTCCTATTCCAATGTATCCTATCCAAGTTCGCTCAGCCATATAGACCATATTCTCATTTCCAATGAACTTTTTGCCGATTTTGAAGGTGCCGGAAAATATTGCAGAACAATTTTAGCAGAAAATTGGATGCTCAGTTGGAATACTTATGCGGCAACAATTTCAGACCATAGACCTGTTGGCATTCGCCTTTCCCGTTAA
- a CDS encoding C25 family cysteine peptidase, with the protein MKQYILLLMLLACGLLTAVTGQSFYTVGSTLQAHFEGLREESSSLEPNYNDDSDTDSGSVITKTLAFPFTDASLQVSSMIWKVFDAEGNFLFSEQKYIDQAVNIVTGFTFREMRGYTIRIETLKEEENGYRTLSELNFELLGSNPFPLPASVSPAFIDAYKALADNFENSYLRNLPLSRPKMLIITHSQLTNYQQDFISWKKSLGFDVYTVNKSDIGSDVQQIKNFIASHYQTYQCDYLFLWGDVNGTYAIPTNYITSPEYAETDADDNYYTMLEGNDYFPEMLVGRFSFANASEFLAMVNKTIVYESARTPFMNDTNWMRKALTVAGNYAEGDLRPTTPISMSRWLRDKMLAFGYMQVDTVFCPPTYPGTLAIQQSISQGVQFISYRGWGDANGWHYPAFHIPNLDNTFNGVKMPVVYSIVCNTGDFANTVNPNFGEAWMRMGSMANPGGCVAFVGPSDLHTKTRLNNSISSGAFRSILDWGVRGFGSSVLMGKIELYKNFPNDLAHNQYVEFYYHVYNILSDPSLNMWVLVPNQIPETVIAGGLTFQQSDSFIRINAPNLNSGIVSGTRDGINYTYAPIANGYAILPIDPNVEGDLTITISKKDYVPLVRTLTLQDNATIGIVSNNLAQTILAPNESYSLSLQLKNFSSDAYNNINATLACNHSGVNIDNPVATISTINPEATVPVNFNFSTTGAIKPGAVIDFTLTLDNPSVTGVFQLVAGGAEIQIINSTGILQIGNANNITFTAANQGNFAMENISLQIQSLTPAATVQNTPISLGSLAPDETKQFTATITILNDVFPGNNIPLRFNATNTTDYSCYSFYSVTAGTPGPNSPTGPDEYGYFAYDSNDSGYPSTPVYEWLELDPEGGDLLGNLFLSPDDSVLTVPLPFTFRFYGMDYNSVTMSTNGWISFIPTDQSDFYNCYIPAALGPYAMVAGYWDDLKGMKTGVDGTGNPIFADMRIIYWYDSANNRYLIEWNKAYNQYTIDLGPDASMEKFQIILYPKQQQDGDIVIQYHTVDNPGITTNYCTVGIEDHNQLRGLTYTHSNAYPVTATTLTPGLAIEFTTTWPDNYVTNEDASLPVPVCNLSNYPNPFNPVTAISFTARNAGFATLNIYNQKGQLIKTLLKDNILSGNHKLIWEGKDNQGNNVASGVYLYKLQMNGTTLTKKMLLLK; encoded by the coding sequence ATGAAACAATATATACTGCTCCTGATGCTTCTTGCCTGCGGTCTGTTAACCGCGGTTACAGGGCAAAGCTTCTATACTGTCGGTTCTACTTTGCAAGCCCATTTTGAGGGCTTGAGGGAGGAATCTTCTTCCCTTGAACCGAACTATAATGATGATAGTGATACCGATAGTGGTTCCGTAATTACCAAAACCCTTGCTTTCCCTTTTACAGATGCCAGTTTACAGGTCTCCTCTATGATTTGGAAGGTGTTTGATGCGGAAGGTAACTTTTTATTTAGTGAACAAAAATATATTGATCAGGCAGTAAATATTGTAACCGGTTTTACTTTCAGAGAAATGCGCGGTTACACTATTCGGATTGAAACCCTAAAGGAAGAAGAGAATGGCTATCGCACTTTAAGCGAACTTAATTTTGAATTACTGGGCTCCAATCCTTTTCCTCTTCCCGCCTCAGTTTCTCCCGCTTTTATTGATGCCTACAAAGCTTTAGCAGATAATTTTGAGAATTCCTACCTGCGAAATTTACCTCTCAGCCGACCAAAAATGTTAATTATTACTCACAGTCAGCTAACAAACTACCAGCAGGATTTTATTTCCTGGAAAAAATCCCTCGGTTTTGATGTCTATACCGTAAATAAAAGCGATATCGGTTCGGATGTGCAACAAATTAAAAATTTTATCGCTTCGCACTATCAAACATATCAATGTGACTATCTATTCCTTTGGGGTGATGTTAACGGAACTTATGCTATTCCTACTAATTATATTACCTCGCCGGAATATGCAGAAACTGATGCAGATGATAATTACTACACAATGCTGGAGGGCAATGATTACTTTCCCGAAATGCTGGTGGGAAGGTTTTCCTTTGCTAATGCCAGTGAATTTCTTGCTATGGTTAATAAAACCATTGTTTATGAAAGTGCAAGGACACCCTTTATGAACGATACAAATTGGATGAGGAAAGCTTTAACGGTTGCCGGAAATTATGCTGAAGGTGATTTAAGGCCTACTACTCCTATTTCTATGTCCCGATGGTTGCGAGATAAAATGCTGGCTTTTGGTTATATGCAAGTTGATACTGTTTTCTGCCCTCCAACCTATCCCGGAACCTTAGCAATTCAGCAATCCATCAGTCAAGGTGTTCAATTTATCAGTTATCGCGGTTGGGGTGATGCTAATGGTTGGCACTATCCGGCTTTTCATATTCCGAATTTGGACAACACTTTTAACGGTGTCAAAATGCCGGTTGTATATTCCATCGTTTGTAATACCGGGGATTTTGCCAATACCGTAAATCCGAATTTCGGGGAAGCTTGGATGCGGATGGGCTCTATGGCAAATCCCGGTGGTTGTGTTGCTTTTGTAGGTCCTTCCGATTTACATACCAAAACCCGATTGAATAATTCTATTTCCAGCGGAGCTTTTCGCAGTATTTTAGATTGGGGCGTGCGGGGTTTCGGTTCCAGTGTTTTGATGGGTAAAATTGAACTCTACAAGAATTTCCCTAATGATCTTGCCCATAATCAGTATGTGGAATTTTATTATCATGTATATAACATTTTAAGTGACCCCAGCTTGAATATGTGGGTTTTAGTCCCCAATCAGATTCCTGAAACCGTTATTGCCGGTGGACTCACTTTTCAGCAAAGTGATAGTTTTATCCGCATAAATGCCCCGAATTTAAATAGCGGTATAGTTTCCGGAACCAGAGACGGGATAAATTACACTTATGCTCCGATAGCTAACGGCTATGCTATTTTGCCTATAGACCCCAATGTAGAAGGTGATTTAACGATAACAATCAGTAAAAAGGATTATGTTCCCCTGGTGCGGACTTTAACTTTGCAAGATAATGCTACTATCGGTATCGTTTCCAATAACTTAGCACAAACAATTCTGGCTCCGAATGAGTCCTATTCTCTTTCTCTGCAGCTAAAGAATTTCTCTTCAGATGCCTATAATAATATCAATGCAACTTTGGCTTGCAATCATTCCGGGGTAAATATAGATAATCCTGTTGCAACTATTAGCACTATCAATCCGGAGGCAACTGTGCCGGTTAATTTCAATTTCTCTACAACCGGAGCTATTAAGCCCGGAGCAGTAATTGATTTTACCCTCACTTTGGATAATCCTTCAGTAACCGGTGTATTTCAGTTAGTTGCCGGTGGAGCTGAAATACAGATTATTAATTCTACAGGTATTTTGCAGATAGGTAATGCCAATAATATTACTTTTACCGCAGCCAATCAAGGCAATTTTGCTATGGAAAATATCTCTCTGCAAATTCAATCGCTTACGCCAGCTGCTACGGTACAAAATACCCCAATTTCTCTTGGTTCTTTGGCTCCCGATGAAACCAAACAGTTTACTGCAACAATTACTATTTTGAACGATGTCTTTCCCGGAAATAATATCCCTCTGCGTTTTAATGCTACTAATACTACCGATTACAGTTGCTATAGTTTTTATTCTGTTACTGCCGGAACTCCGGGACCAAATTCTCCTACAGGACCCGATGAATATGGTTATTTTGCTTACGATTCTAATGATTCCGGCTATCCTTCAACTCCCGTTTATGAATGGCTTGAACTTGATCCTGAAGGTGGTGACCTTTTAGGTAATCTCTTCTTAAGCCCGGATGATTCAGTGTTGACTGTTCCTTTGCCTTTCACTTTCCGTTTTTACGGTATGGATTACAATAGCGTTACGATGTCCACCAATGGCTGGATTTCTTTCATTCCCACCGATCAATCCGATTTCTATAATTGTTACATTCCTGCTGCCTTAGGTCCGTATGCCATGGTTGCCGGCTATTGGGATGACCTGAAAGGTATGAAGACAGGTGTGGATGGAACAGGTAATCCTATTTTTGCCGATATGCGTATTATTTATTGGTATGATTCGGCAAATAATCGTTATCTCATTGAATGGAATAAAGCTTACAACCAATATACTATAGATTTGGGTCCCGATGCCTCTATGGAAAAATTCCAGATTATTCTCTATCCTAAACAGCAACAAGACGGGGATATTGTAATTCAATATCATACTGTTGATAACCCGGGAATAACTACCAACTATTGCACAGTAGGAATTGAAGACCACAATCAGTTACGGGGCTTAACTTATACCCATTCAAATGCTTATCCTGTAACGGCAACTACTTTAACCCCCGGCTTGGCAATTGAGTTTACTACTACCTGGCCTGATAATTATGTTACCAATGAAGATGCCTCTTTGCCTGTTCCAGTATGCAATTTAAGCAATTACCCCAATCCGTTCAATCCTGTAACTGCTATTTCTTTTACTGCCCGAAATGCAGGTTTTGCTACTCTGAATATCTATAACCAGAAAGGACAGCTGATTAAAACTCTGCTTAAAGACAATATTTTATCCGGTAACCATAAACTGATTTGGGAAGGAAAAGATAATCAGGGAAATAATGTTGCCTCGGGTGTTTATCTGTATAAATTACAGATGAACGGAACTACCCTGACTAAGAAAATGCTGCTGCTGAAGTAG